One genomic segment of Arthrobacter sp. Marseille-P9274 includes these proteins:
- a CDS encoding flavin reductase family protein, whose protein sequence is MTTTNQSSPGPRGRAAGTSTIDPRELRNTFGQFATGVTVVTCRSADGTPHGATVNAFTAVSLDPPLAQVTLTRSSKAAQYLEDAPFAINILSQGQLDVAWHFAGKALPEEPAWTLDGEVPVLLENKATLECRPWRIYDGGDHIIVIGEVHKLEVTERDPLLFFGGKFREIGPLSGPSPWHHCGDSLDAGWFSGADSFKTLVHA, encoded by the coding sequence ATGACCACCACCAACCAGTCGTCGCCCGGTCCCCGCGGGCGGGCGGCCGGAACGTCGACGATCGATCCGCGGGAACTGCGCAACACCTTCGGCCAGTTCGCCACCGGCGTCACCGTGGTGACCTGCCGGTCCGCGGACGGCACACCGCACGGCGCCACCGTGAACGCGTTCACCGCGGTCTCGCTGGACCCGCCGCTGGCGCAGGTCACGCTGACCCGAAGCTCCAAGGCGGCTCAGTACCTCGAAGACGCGCCGTTCGCGATCAACATCCTCTCGCAGGGCCAGCTGGACGTCGCCTGGCACTTCGCCGGCAAGGCCCTGCCGGAGGAACCGGCCTGGACCCTCGACGGCGAGGTGCCGGTGCTGCTGGAGAACAAGGCCACCCTGGAGTGCCGGCCCTGGCGGATCTACGACGGCGGCGACCACATCATCGTCATCGGCGAGGTCCACAAACTCGAGGTCACCGAGCGGGACCCGCTGCTGTTCTTCGGCGGCAAGTTCCGCGAGATCGGGCCCCTGTCCGGTCCCAGCCCGTGGCACCACTGTGGCGATTCGCTGGACGCCGGCTGGTTCTCCGGCGCCGATTCCTTCAAGACCCTGGTCCACGCCTGA